CTTAACTTTGAATTTGACTTGGCCGAGGCGCTCAAAAAATGGAACATTAACAGTGTAGAAGACGCCTTGAAAGCGAATTTAAAATTTGAAGTATTGCTCCAAATTGATATTAAAGAAACCTTTTATGCTTTTGATCCTGAGGTTCGTTTTATCTTGGAACTAAAAGCATAATTGTAAGGAAAATCACTTAGGGGGGCGGTTCTTCCGTTTATCTTTGAGCAAAAACAGATGAAAACACTAAAAATTGCGAGCTTGCTTTTGAGCGGCTCATTACTTTTTGCCTATTGTTCTACGCCAAGTGGCAGCGAACCAAAAGTTTATTCGGGAGAACAAGCCCAAACCCTAAAAAACAAGGGCAGCGAGGCGGCCCTCAAGGCGCAGCAAACTTTGCTAAAAACCGTAAAAGGCGCTATGGCCGAAAAGGGCGTAGCGGGAGCCTTGAGCTATTGTAATTTGGAAGCCTTGGGCCTAAAAGCCAAATTGGGCGAAGAAATGGGCGTAGAAATTGCTAGGCGATCGGCTCGTTACCGCAACCCTAAAGATGCCCCAGAAAATGAATTTGAGGAGCAGCTTTTGGTGGCTTATGAACAGGCCCAAAAAGAGGGCAAAGACCTCAATAGCCAAATTTTTGAAAGCGAGACCCACTATATTTACTATCAGCCCATTAGCATTCCCAATGCAGCTTGTTTGAAATGCCATGGGAAGCCCGGCCAAGACATTGCCGATGCAGATGTACAAAAACTAGCCGAACTTTATCCAGAAGATAAGGCCCAAAACTATAAACTGGGCGATTTTCGGGGAGCTTGGCGGATTCAATGGGCCAAAAATCTGCAGGAATAGCCTTTTTGTCGAAACAGCTTGGAAAAGCTTTTGAAAGCGCTTAATTTGGGAAAAACATCCCCGCTTATGCGCATTCAAGAATCTATCAGT
This genomic interval from Saprospira grandis contains the following:
- a CDS encoding Tll0287-like domain-containing protein, whose product is MKTLKIASLLLSGSLLFAYCSTPSGSEPKVYSGEQAQTLKNKGSEAALKAQQTLLKTVKGAMAEKGVAGALSYCNLEALGLKAKLGEEMGVEIARRSARYRNPKDAPENEFEEQLLVAYEQAQKEGKDLNSQIFESETHYIYYQPISIPNAACLKCHGKPGQDIADADVQKLAELYPEDKAQNYKLGDFRGAWRIQWAKNLQE